The window AGTCTCTTCACGGCGCGCCGTTGTCCGTTCCGAGAATCATGCTCGCCCACCAGCCCAAAAGCATATTCAGCGCAGAGCCTCTGGGCGTGGACCTGATGATCTGCGGCCATACCCACGGCGGACAGTATGTTCCCTGGAACTTTCTGGTTCCCCTGGAGCAGCCCTATGTGCACGGGCTTCACCGGCACAATGCCACCACCCAGATCTATGTAAGTCGCGGAACCGGGTACTGGGGACCGCCGCTGAGGATCGGTGCCCCGCCGGAGATCACTGTCCTCCGGCTGGTCAACAGGAAGCCGGCATAAAGGACGTGGATCAGTGCAGATCTGACGGGTCAATATGCACCCGGACCTCTCTGACCTTATCCATGTTCACCCGTATGGCCTCCCTGAGAGATTCGCCGATGTCATGGGCCTTTTCCACAGTAATTTTGGGGTTCACCACCATGTCAAGATCAACCAAAAAAAAAGCACCGCTACGGCGCACCCGGATACCGTGAACGCCTCTCACCCCTTTCACGGTGAGCGCAAGCTTCTCCACTTCCCGGATTTTTTTCTCACCCGGGGATTCATCCATAATCTGCCCCACGGCATCCATGGCAATACCGTAACTCATTTTAAATATGAACAGGGCCACCACAATACCGGCCACGGGATCAAGAACAGGGTATTTTAGCCTGGCACCAATAATACCGATCAAAGCGGCAATGGAGGAAAAGGCATCTGACCTGTTATCCATGGCATTGGCAATGGTTGACGGGCTGTTGGTCTTCACCCCGGCCCTGTAAGTGAACTGATACATCAGTTCGTTGACGACAATTGACAATATTGCCGCATATACGGCCAAATTTCCCGGAGCGTGGAGACATCCATGCCGGATTGTTGTTATGGCGGCCCTGATGATCTCAACACCGGCTGCGGCCAGCATGCCCCCCACAATGAGGGTGGAAATCACCTCTGCCCTGCCGTGGCCGTAAGGATGTTCTTTGTCTGCGGGTTTCTGGGCAATTTTCAGACTGACATAAACAAATATGGATGCAAAAATATCCGAGGCGGAGTGCACGGCATCCGCAAGCATGGCCCCGGAGTTTGACACAATGCCTGCCCAGCCCTTTATAACCGCCAATGCCAGATTTCCTGAAAATCCCACCAACGCCCAGTACCTGGCGGTCTGGAAATCTTTATCTAAATCTTTATCCATTGATGTTAATTTCTGGCTTTTCCCCATTAATTTCTGGCTCCTTAAAAATTTTGCGGTTTAAAGCCCCATCGTTGCCTTTCAGCGCACGGGAACAAGCTCAGTAGTCATTGAACAGACAATCACTTTTGACAGGATATAAAAAAATTATTCCTGGCGGTACGTACTGAGGAAATCACCCATATCCTGCATGGCCTTTGTCAGCACCTTTGGTTCCGGCAACATGACTATTCTGAAATGATCCGGTTCCGGCCAGTCGAATCCACTTCCCGCCACAAGCAGAAGATGCTTGCTTTCCAGTAAATCCATCACAAATTTCTTGTCATCTGTAATATTGAATTTCTTGGCATCAAGTTTCGGAAAAAGATAAAACGCGGCCGAATTTTTAACGTATGAAATGCCCTCAATTTGATCCAGCGCTTTGATTGTGGCTTCCCGTTGTTCATAAATTCTTCCTCCGGGGGCGATCAACGCCTTTGTGCTCTCCTCATCCTCCAGTGCCGCCGGAATCACAAGCTGTGTTAATGCATTGCCGCACAAACGCATGGCAGCCAGTTTCGTAATAGACGCAATCAAACTGCCGATCTGCTGGCGCGGCCCGCTGATTGCCAGCCAGCCGCAGCGAAACCCGCATACGATGTGGGACTTGGATAACCCGTTGAAGGTCAGGACCGGCATATCAGGCGCCAGTGCCGCCGTAGAAACATGTTCGAGTCCATCCATCACCAGTCGGTCGTAAATTTCGTCCGAACAGATAAGCAACTTGTGTTCCCGTGCAATTTGTATGATCTGCGCCATCACCTCTTGGGAATACAACGCCCCAGTAGGATTATTGGGGTTGATAATCACTATGGCGCGTGTTCTCTGTGTGATCTTTTTGCGGATATCGGCCACATCAGGATACCATTCACAAGCCTCGTCACAACGATAAAGCACTGGGGTCGCGCCTACAATATAGGCCATATTCGTCCAAAGTGAATAACTTGGAGATGGAATAAGAATCTCGTCACCGGGATTTAGAAACGTGGTCATTGCCATATTTACAACTTCACTGACACCGTTTCCAATAAATATATCATCCATGGTAAGGTTCAAAAGCCCTTTACCAACGTGATAGTCACATATGGCGGTTCTGGCATCCGGCATACCTTTCAGGTCACAATATCCAACGGCCTTATCCACATTGTTTATTAATGCCGTGCGCACGCTGTCAGGCATTGTAAACCCGAATGTGGCTGGATTCCCCGTATTCAGTCTTAACACATCAATGCCGGCAGAAACCATTTCCATGGCTTTTTCAAAAATAGGACCGCGTATGTCTGAATGGACATTTTTCATTCTGTCTGAAGATAGTATGGAATTCATTGTTAAATGCCTCTTTATATTTTGTTACATACGATGGCCCAGGCCGATCACCTGGCGGGGCCGGACACCATCCGAAGGGGCGACGACACCCTGTTTTTCCATAAGGTCAATAATTCTTGCGGCCCGGTTGTAACCGATCCTCAGCGCCCGTTGCACCCCGGATATGGAGGCCTGGCGGGTGGACATGACAAAGTCCAGGGCCTGCTGGTACTTTTCATCATATTCATCATCGTCATAGGCCACGGCCTGCATATCGTCTTCCTGTTCCGTGGTGACATCGGCAATATATTCAGGTTTTCCCTGGGCTTTGACAAATTCGGTGATGGCACTGAGCTCCCGCTCGGACAGATAGGTGCCGTGGACCCGCTTAAGCCGGGCCGTACCCGGGGGAACAAAAAGCATATCGCCCCGGCCCAGAAGAGTTTCCGCACCATTGGCGTCAATGATGGTGCGGGAATCAGTCTTGGAAGAGACCTGGAATGAAATCCGGGTGGGAAAATTGGCCTTGATAATGCCGGTGAGCACATCCACGGAAGGCCTCTGGGTGGCCAGAATCAGATGGATGCCCGCAGCCCGGGCCATCTGGGCGATACGGGTCAAAGAAAATTCAATATCCTTGCCCGCGGTCATCATCAGATCGGCCAGCTCGTCAATGATCACAACAATATAAGGGAAGGGATTATGGTCTTCCTCCATGTCCGACAGATCTGTGTTTCGAACTTTTTTGTTATACTGCTCTATGTTTCGCACATGCATTCCGGCCAGTTTCTCATACCGCTGCTCCATTTCCCGGACCACCCACTGCAGTGCAATATTGGCTTTCTGCATGTCTGTGATTACAGGTGTAATCAGGTGCGGGATGTTGTTAAACAATGAAAGTTCAATGCGTTTGGGATCAATCATAATAAACTTGACCCGGTCCGGCGTTGATTTATACAAAATACTGCAGATCATGGCGTTGAGAGCCACGCTTTTGCCGGTTCCCGTGGCCCCGGCAATGAGCAGATGGGGCATTCTTTCAAGTCCCACCACCACGGGTTTTCCCATGATATCCTTGCCCAGGCAGATGGGCACGGGAGACTTGATTTCAGCAAAGGCGGAACTACCCGCAATATCCCTGAACGGCACAACCCCCATGCTGGGATTGGGTATCTCAATGCCGATAACATCCTTGCCCGGAATGGGGGCCACCAGACGGATACTTAAGGCACTTAAGGCCAGGGCCAGGTCATCGGCCAGCCCCACGATCTTGCTGATCTTGATCCCCGGGGCGGGCTTGTACTCAAAGGTGGTAATCACAGGACCCGGAAGAACCTCCATGATTTCGCCCTTGATGCCGAAATATCCCAGTTTCTGCTCCAGCAGTTCAGCATCCCGCCTGATAGCCTCGTGGTCCACCACGGTTTCCCGCCCCCCCTCTTCAAGGAAATCCAGGGAAGGCAGGCGGAACTTCTCATCGCCACTGTCCCGGACATTGGCCCCGGGCAAACGCCGGTCTTCGGGGGTGGCTGAAACTGGTTTCACCGGGGTTATAATCGTCACCCTGGGCGCCTGTGTTTCCAACGGTTTTGACTGGGCATCCCTGGTCTTTTTCAGGGTGTCAAGGACCTGTGTGACCAAAGGCCCGGGGCAGTCCTTGGCCTGCACTTTTTTTTCATCGGATTCATTCTGATCATGGTCCAGCCGGGGGATATCACTTAAATCGGCAAGGGGCAAAGAGGGGTCTTCGGATTCCATTTCAAGGGCCAGGCCCAGGATTTCATCATCTTCACATTCGCAGTCAGGCAGCCTTTCTTCATCGAATTTTAAGGATGTTGACTCATCTATAAAAGTCTCTTCAACAGAAGGCTCTTCAACACGGTTGATGGTGGAGGATTGGGTATTTCGTTCCTCATGGGCGGCAACTAGTTCATCATACCTGTTTTGAAGCTTGACATACATGTCTGCCAGGTTCAGATTGGCCAGCAGCAGCTTGACATATGGGTTGGCCTTATTCGGCCCGCCAATGATTTTGTCTGCTTTCTCCATTTCACCGGTCATCACCATTGCAATGCGCTGGGCATCACGCGACCCGGTCTCCCCACTGATCTGAAATTTATACTCTCCGCATTCGGTTTTCAGACACAAAAGATTATTATCTAAGCTGTAATTCTTATTTTCCACGCTGAATAGTACTTTCCTAAAAACACGAGTTTTTCGTTCAGGCACGACGGATTGGCACCGACCGGTCCGCAATGGAAATTCAACCCGTTGCCATTAATTTTTATTAAAACAGACCATATAGGACCGCTGAGGTTATATCACAACCCAGGCCGGGATTCCAGACAGTTCAAAAAACCAGCCACGGTACATGGTGATAATATGTTTTGAAAGCCACTGGACAATATGCCTGTTTTGTCGCAAACTTTGCACTTTGGTAAAAAAAATACAAAGGAGCTTTACATGGAATGTAAAAAAGAAAAAAACCTAAACCAGTGCAACTGCAGCTACGAGCCCTGCTCCAGAAAAGGTGTCTGCTGCGAGTGTATTGCCTACCATTTAAAAATGAGGCAGCTTCCCGGATGCTGTTTTCCCGATGACAGGGAAAAAACCTGGGACAGATCCTTTGAGCATTTTGCCAAACTGGTTGACAAAGGCCTGGTCTGATCCCCCCTCCCCCCCAGCCCGACATGACAATTTAAACGAAGGCCTTGAACCCGGTCAAGCGCTTATCAATCCGGCTGCTTATCCAGCAATTCCCGGATGGTGGCTGAAAGGTTTGACAAATTGGCAGGCTTTGGTATGTATTTTTTTATGCCTGCCCTCAATGCATCGGCCTTTGAAAAATGTTCGTTGTAACCGGAACACATGATAATGGGAATGTCTGCTCTTATTTTCAGTGCGGCCAGGGCAAACTTATCTCCTGCCATCCTGGGCATGGTCATGTCTGTGATGATGAGATCAAATTGATCAGGTGCTGTTTGAAACATTTGCAGTGCAGACGCCCCATTATCATAGATTGATACACGGTATCCCTTGGCGGTTAAAAAGGCTTCCAACGCTTCTAAAATTGATGTTTCATCGTCTACTATCATCAGCCGTCCGGAAGCGGGCGTCTCTTTTTTCTGTTCCATGGCCTGCAGTGGTTCCGGCCCGGACGTCTCGTCGATAATCACCGGCAGATAGATATGAAACGTTGTCCCGAGGCCCAGGGTTGTCTCAAATTCGATGTAACCGTTATGTTTTTTTACGATTCCGGCAACCACGGCCAACCCAAGACCGGTTCCCCGGCCCACTTTTTTGGTTGTAAAATAGGGATCAAATATTTTGTCTTTGATTCTATCGTCAATCCCCTGGCCGGTATCACTTACTGAAAGCCGAAGATACCCGTTTTCAGCGTCGTGTGCGCCCGGAACGCCATTACGTTCAGAAACTGTTTTTTCCTCCAGCGCAACGGTCAAAGTTCCCCCTTTGTCCCCCATGGCATGATACGCATTGGTGCAAAGATTCATGATCACCTGATGAAGCTGGGTCGGGTCTGCCAGAACCTTTGCTCTGGAAGTTAAATTCTGTTTTATTTCAATGGTTGAAGGAATGCTGGAACGAAGCAGATTCAAGGCTTCTTTCAAAATCAAATCCAGTTTGATGGGATGTCTGTTGATTTTACTCTGCCTGCTGAATGACAAAATCTGCTGGATTAATGAAGAGGCTCTCTGGGCGCTTTCAAAAATTTTGCGGTTATATTCTTCAACTTTCCGGGGATCGTTTTTATAGGTTTCCAGCAGTTGGGAATACCCGAACATGCCCGAAAGGATATTGTTGAAGTCATGGGCGATCCCCCCGGAAAGAGTCCCGATGGCTTCCATTTTATGGGCCTGGCGAAGCCGGTCTTTAAGCTTTAACCGTTCCTGCTCCGCCTGTTTTTTTTCAGTTATGTCAATGGTCAGAAAATAAAACCCGCTGACATTCCCGTTTGTGTCCATTTCAGGGACATAATTTACTTCATACAGCCTGTTTCCATCATTTGCCGCATTGAATAAGATTAACTCTATGGTGCCGGACCGTCCGGAAAGGGCGTCTTGGACATAGGATTCGATTTTATCGTAATTGTGTGGTCCCATGACACTTTTCATCTGCCGGCCGATGATTTGATCCCGATTCTTCCCATACGCCTTTTCAACCGCCCGGTTGACCAGCACATATCTAAGATCCGCATCCACATAAGAAATCAGGGCCGGCAGGTTGTCGATCAACAACTGTAGATTTTCTTCTCTCTCCCTTGCCCTTTCAAGCTGTTTTTTCAACAGGGGATAGTAACTTTTCCGTGTGGACTCAAGACTTAATTCCAGAAATTTCCTTCTGGCTGCCACATGGGGTTTTGTTTGCTCAGGGGTCTCCATTACTGAAAATAGCCTCTTTCATACGAAAGTTCCAATGAGTTGTTCATGTATTTTTCCATGCACTTTCATGGGTTGTTCCGGGCTGAACCCGGGTGTTGACA is drawn from uncultured Desulfobacter sp. and contains these coding sequences:
- a CDS encoding cation diffusion facilitator family transporter is translated as MDKDLDKDFQTARYWALVGFSGNLALAVIKGWAGIVSNSGAMLADAVHSASDIFASIFVYVSLKIAQKPADKEHPYGHGRAEVISTLIVGGMLAAAGVEIIRAAITTIRHGCLHAPGNLAVYAAILSIVVNELMYQFTYRAGVKTNSPSTIANAMDNRSDAFSSIAALIGIIGARLKYPVLDPVAGIVVALFIFKMSYGIAMDAVGQIMDESPGEKKIREVEKLALTVKGVRGVHGIRVRRSGAFFLVDLDMVVNPKITVEKAHDIGESLREAIRVNMDKVREVRVHIDPSDLH
- a CDS encoding aminotransferase class I/II-fold pyridoxal phosphate-dependent enzyme, whose product is MNSILSSDRMKNVHSDIRGPIFEKAMEMVSAGIDVLRLNTGNPATFGFTMPDSVRTALINNVDKAVGYCDLKGMPDARTAICDYHVGKGLLNLTMDDIFIGNGVSEVVNMAMTTFLNPGDEILIPSPSYSLWTNMAYIVGATPVLYRCDEACEWYPDVADIRKKITQRTRAIVIINPNNPTGALYSQEVMAQIIQIAREHKLLICSDEIYDRLVMDGLEHVSTAALAPDMPVLTFNGLSKSHIVCGFRCGWLAISGPRQQIGSLIASITKLAAMRLCGNALTQLVIPAALEDEESTKALIAPGGRIYEQREATIKALDQIEGISYVKNSAAFYLFPKLDAKKFNITDDKKFVMDLLESKHLLLVAGSGFDWPEPDHFRIVMLPEPKVLTKAMQDMGDFLSTYRQE
- a CDS encoding DNA translocase FtsK; the protein is MENKNYSLDNNLLCLKTECGEYKFQISGETGSRDAQRIAMVMTGEMEKADKIIGGPNKANPYVKLLLANLNLADMYVKLQNRYDELVAAHEERNTQSSTINRVEEPSVEETFIDESTSLKFDEERLPDCECEDDEILGLALEMESEDPSLPLADLSDIPRLDHDQNESDEKKVQAKDCPGPLVTQVLDTLKKTRDAQSKPLETQAPRVTIITPVKPVSATPEDRRLPGANVRDSGDEKFRLPSLDFLEEGGRETVVDHEAIRRDAELLEQKLGYFGIKGEIMEVLPGPVITTFEYKPAPGIKISKIVGLADDLALALSALSIRLVAPIPGKDVIGIEIPNPSMGVVPFRDIAGSSAFAEIKSPVPICLGKDIMGKPVVVGLERMPHLLIAGATGTGKSVALNAMICSILYKSTPDRVKFIMIDPKRIELSLFNNIPHLITPVITDMQKANIALQWVVREMEQRYEKLAGMHVRNIEQYNKKVRNTDLSDMEEDHNPFPYIVVIIDELADLMMTAGKDIEFSLTRIAQMARAAGIHLILATQRPSVDVLTGIIKANFPTRISFQVSSKTDSRTIIDANGAETLLGRGDMLFVPPGTARLKRVHGTYLSERELSAITEFVKAQGKPEYIADVTTEQEDDMQAVAYDDDEYDEKYQQALDFVMSTRQASISGVQRALRIGYNRAARIIDLMEKQGVVAPSDGVRPRQVIGLGHRM
- a CDS encoding DUF6485 family protein — translated: MECKKEKNLNQCNCSYEPCSRKGVCCECIAYHLKMRQLPGCCFPDDREKTWDRSFEHFAKLVDKGLV
- a CDS encoding ATP-binding protein, translated to METPEQTKPHVAARRKFLELSLESTRKSYYPLLKKQLERAREREENLQLLIDNLPALISYVDADLRYVLVNRAVEKAYGKNRDQIIGRQMKSVMGPHNYDKIESYVQDALSGRSGTIELILFNAANDGNRLYEVNYVPEMDTNGNVSGFYFLTIDITEKKQAEQERLKLKDRLRQAHKMEAIGTLSGGIAHDFNNILSGMFGYSQLLETYKNDPRKVEEYNRKIFESAQRASSLIQQILSFSRQSKINRHPIKLDLILKEALNLLRSSIPSTIEIKQNLTSRAKVLADPTQLHQVIMNLCTNAYHAMGDKGGTLTVALEEKTVSERNGVPGAHDAENGYLRLSVSDTGQGIDDRIKDKIFDPYFTTKKVGRGTGLGLAVVAGIVKKHNGYIEFETTLGLGTTFHIYLPVIIDETSGPEPLQAMEQKKETPASGRLMIVDDETSILEALEAFLTAKGYRVSIYDNGASALQMFQTAPDQFDLIITDMTMPRMAGDKFALAALKIRADIPIIMCSGYNEHFSKADALRAGIKKYIPKPANLSNLSATIRELLDKQPD